In Candidatus Riesia pediculicola, the following are encoded in one genomic region:
- the rpsU gene encoding 30S ribosomal protein S21 yields MPIIKVKENEPFDLAFRRFKRSCEKAGVLAEVRRREFYEKPTTVRKREKASSIKRHAKKIARENSRRFRTFLNPNLLKKKR; encoded by the coding sequence ATGCCTATAATAAAAGTTAAAGAAAATGAGCCGTTTGACTTAGCTTTTCGAAGATTCAAACGTTCTTGCGAAAAAGCTGGGGTTCTTGCAGAAGTCAGGAGAAGAGAATTTTATGAAAAACCGACAACAGTTAGAAAAAGAGAAAAGGCTTCTTCCATTAAAAGACATGCAAAAAAAATAGCTAGAGAAAATTCAAGAAGATTTCGGACATTTCTAAATCCGAATCTGTTAAAGAAGAAAAGATGA